One segment of Pseudomonas asgharzadehiana DNA contains the following:
- a CDS encoding NAD(P)/FAD-dependent oxidoreductase: MRSTEVVIIGAGAAGLMCALTAAGRGRKVMLIDHANKAGKKILMSGGGRCNFTNLYTEPANFLSHNAHFCKSALARYTQWDFIGLVAKHGVPYHEKKLGQLFCDNKSSDILGMLLDECIQTGVSLHLDTSIEEIARLDSGYQLQTTLGELRCESLVIATGGLSIPTLGATGFGYQVARQFSHELLPTRAGLVPFTITDQLKELCAELSGTSVDCLVSCNNESFRENILFTHRGLSGPAILQISSYWEPGDTVEINLLPDHDAHTWLQQQQAERPDSELKTLLGEIFTKKMANLLAQTWFVSKPMKQYTHAEIADIAQKLGSWQLVPAGTEGYRTAEVTLGGVDTREVSSKTMESLKSPGLYFIGEVLDVTGHLGGFNFQWAWASGYAAAQYV; encoded by the coding sequence TCGACCGAAGTTGTGATCATTGGCGCCGGCGCCGCAGGCTTGATGTGCGCGCTGACCGCCGCCGGGCGTGGACGCAAGGTGATGCTGATCGACCACGCCAACAAGGCCGGCAAAAAGATCCTGATGTCCGGCGGTGGCCGCTGCAATTTCACCAACCTGTACACCGAGCCGGCCAACTTTCTCTCGCACAACGCGCACTTCTGCAAATCCGCGCTGGCCCGCTACACCCAGTGGGACTTTATCGGGCTGGTGGCCAAGCACGGCGTGCCGTACCACGAGAAAAAGCTCGGCCAGCTGTTCTGCGATAACAAGTCCAGCGACATCCTCGGCATGTTGCTCGATGAGTGCATCCAGACCGGCGTCAGCCTGCACCTGGACACCTCCATCGAGGAAATTGCCAGGCTCGACAGCGGCTACCAATTGCAGACCACCTTGGGCGAGCTGCGGTGTGAATCCCTGGTGATCGCCACCGGCGGTTTGTCGATCCCAACCCTGGGCGCGACCGGTTTCGGTTACCAGGTGGCCAGGCAATTCAGCCATGAACTGCTGCCCACCCGCGCGGGGCTGGTGCCGTTCACCATCACCGATCAGCTCAAGGAGTTGTGCGCAGAGCTGTCGGGCACCTCCGTGGACTGCCTGGTCAGTTGCAACAACGAGAGCTTTCGCGAAAACATCCTGTTCACCCACCGTGGCCTGAGCGGGCCGGCGATCCTGCAGATTTCGTCCTACTGGGAACCCGGCGACACCGTAGAGATTAACCTGCTGCCCGACCACGACGCCCACACCTGGCTGCAACAGCAACAAGCCGAGCGCCCGGACAGCGAGCTGAAAACCTTGCTGGGTGAAATCTTCACCAAGAAGATGGCCAACCTGCTGGCGCAAACCTGGTTCGTGTCCAAGCCGATGAAGCAATACACCCACGCCGAAATTGCCGACATCGCGCAAAAACTGGGGAGCTGGCAGCTGGTGCCGGCGGGTACCGAAGGCTATCGCACCGCCGAGGTGACGCTGGGTGGGGTGGATACGCGGGAAGTGTCGTCCAAGACCATGGAGTCGCTGAAAAGCCCGGGGCTGTATTTTATCGGCGAGGTGCTGGACGTGACCGGTCACCTGGGCGGGTTCAATTTCCAGTGGGCGTGGGCTTCGGGCTACGCGGCCGCGCAATACGTCTGA